Part of the Streptomyces sp. f51 genome is shown below.
CGCCTCGAGTCGTGCCGGAGGGTGAGGAGAGGGAGGGCGGACCGTGACGCAGGGGGCGGAGTGGGTGCCCCATGGGGTGTCGGTTGCCCGGTGTTCACCGTGGGTTCGTGTGCCGGCTGCCGGGGCCTGTCAGCGTCCCGAGCCTGAGAACCCGGGGTGGGAGGAAAGAGCGATGGAAAGCGGTCCTGCGATCTTCGCGGGGATGGTGTTCGCCCTGTTCGGAGGCGGAATCCTGGCCTGGACGGTGGTCCGGGTGCGCCACGGCGAGCCGGTCGCCCACGGTGTGAGCCGTGTCGCATCGGCGACCCTCGCGGGGGTCGCCGGCAGCGGTGCTCTGGTGCTCGCGGTGTGGTGCTTCACGCGCCTGTGAGACCGCGCGGGAGGACCGCGGCTCCGGTAACTGGGAAGTTACCCTCCGGATAGGCCCGGAAGGGCAGGTCGACACTCCGGGCGGCAGGAATGGCGGTAGTCGGGTTACCGTTCGAGTGGCCGTTGCGGGCTTTTCCCGTTTGACACGGGGGCGGGATGTACCGTCACACTCCGCAGCGTCAGCATGACCCGATCCCTCGGGAGTCAAGCCCCGAGGAGATTCCGCGTCGACCGGAGAGAAGAGCGAAGTTGTCCCCGACCAGCGACACCGCACACGGCGGCCGCCGACTCGTCATCGTCGAGTCGCCTGCCAAGGCGAAGACGATCAAGGGCTATCTCGGCCCCGGCTATGTCGTCGAAGCGAGCGTCGGGCACATCCGCGACCTCCCCAACGGCGCCGCGGAGGTGCCGGAGAAGTACACCGGTGAGGTCCGCCGACTCGGTGTGGACGTCGAACACGACTTCCAGCCGATCTATGTGGTCAACGCCGATAAGAAGGCCCAGGTCAAGAAGCTCAAGGACCTGCTGAAGGACTCCGACGAACTTTTCCTCGCCACCGATGAGGACCGCGAGGGCGAGGCCATCGCGTGGCACCTCCTGGAGGTCCTGAAGCCCAAGGTTCCCGTCCACCGGATGGTCTTCCACGAGATCACCAAGGACGCGATCCGCAGCGCCGTCGCCAACCCGCGCGAGCTGAACAAGCGCATGGTCGACGCCCAGGAGACCCGCCGCATCCTCGACCGCCTCTACGGCTACGAGGTCTCGCCGGTCCTGTGGAAGAAGGTCATGCCGCGGCTGTCGGCGGGCCGCGTCCAGTCGGTGGCGACCCGGCTCGTCGTCGAGCGGGAGCGCGAGCGCATCGCCTTCCGGTCCGCCGAGTACTGGGACCTGACGGGCACCTTCGGCACCGGTCGCACCGGTGACGCGAGCGACCCGTCCACCCTCGTCGCACGTCTGACCTCGGTCGACGGCAAGCGGGTCGCCCAGGGGCGCGACTTCGACTCGCTCGGCCAGATCAAGGGCGCGAACACGCTCCACCTGGACGAGACGAACGCCCGCGCGCTCGCCGCCGCCCTGACGGACACGAACTTCGCGGTCCGCTCGGTCGAGTCCAAGCCCTACCGCCGCTCGCCGTACGCGCCGTTCCGTACGACGACGCTCCAGCAGGAGGCCTCGCGCAAGCTCGGCTTCGGTGCGAAGGCGACCATGCAGGTGGCCCAGAAGCTGTATGAGAACGGCTTCATCACCTATATGCGTACGGACTCCACGACCCTGTCGGACACGGCCGTCACGGCCGCCCGCGCCCAGGTCACCCAGCTGTACGGGGCCGACTACCTGCCGGCGCAGCCGCGTACGTACGCCGGAAAGGTCAAGAACGCGCAGGAGGCGCACGAGGCGATCCGCCCCTCGGGTGATCGTTTCCGCACCCCCGCCGAGACGGGGCTGACCGGCGACCAGTTCAGGCTGTACGAACTGATCTGGAAGCGGACCGTCGCCTCGCAGATGAAGGACGCGGTCGGCAACTCCGTCACCGTGAAGATCGCGGGCACGTCCGCCGACGGCCGGGACGCCGAGTTCAGCGCGTCCGGCAAGACGATCACCTTCCACGGCTTCCTGAAGGCGTACGTCGAGGGCGCGGACGACCCGAACGCCGAGCTCGACGACCGTGAGCGCCGCCTCCCGCAGGTCGGCGAGGGAGACCCGCTGTCCGCCGAGGACATGACGGTCGACGGCCACGCCACCAAGCCGCCGGCCCGCTACACCGAGGCCTCCCTGGTCAAGGAGCTCGAAGAACGCGAGATCGGCCGCCCGTCGACGTACGCGTCGATCATCGGCACAATCCTCGACCGCGGCTACGTCTTCAAGAAGGGGACGGCCCTCGTGCCCTCCTTCCTGTCGTTCGCCGTGGTCAACCTCCTGGAGAAGCACTTCGGGCGGCTCGTCGACTACGACTTCACCGCCAAGATGGAGGACGACCTCGACCGCATCGCCCGCGGTGAGGCGCAGGCCGTGCCGTGGCTGAGGCGCTTCTACTTCGGCGAGGGCGACACGGCCGGTGCCGCCGAGGCGGGCAACGGCGACGGCGACCACCTGGGCGGTCTCAAGGAACTCGTCACCGACCTGGGCGCCATCGACGCCCGTGAGGTGTCCTCGTTCCCCGTCGCCGACGGCATCGTGCTGCGCGTCGGCCGCTACGGCCCGTACGTCGAGCGCGGTGAGAAGGACGACGAGAACCACCAGCGCGCCGACGTCCCCGAAGACCTGGCCCCGGACGAGCTGACGGTCGAACTCGCCGAGGAACTGCTCGCCAAGCCGAGCGGTGACTTCGAGCTCGGCGCCGACCCGCAGACGGGTCACCAGATCATCGCCAGGGACGGCCGCTACGGCCCGTACGTCACCGAGGTACTTCCCGAGGGCACCCCGAAGACGGGCAAGAACGCCGTCAAGCCGCGTACCGCCTCGCTCTTCAAGTCGATGGCGCTCGACACGGTGACGCTGGAGGACGCCCTCAAGCTGATGTCGCTGCCGCGTGTCGTCGGCGCCGACGCCGAGGGCGTCGAGATCACCGCGCAGAACGGGCGTTACGGCCCGTACCTGAAGAAGGGCACGGACTCGCGGTCGCTCACCGCCGAGGACCAGCTCTTCACGATCACCCTGGAAGAGGCGCTGGAGATCTACTCCCAGCCCAAGCAGCGGGGCCGCGCGGCCGCCAAGCCGCCGCTGAAGGAGCTGGGCACCGACCCGGTCAGCGAGAAGCCGGTCGTGGTCAAGGACGGCCGCTTCGGGCCGTACGTGACCGACGGCGAGACGAACGCGACCCTGCGTTCCGACGACAGCGTCGAGGACATCACGCCCGAGCGCGGCTACGAACTGCTCGCCGAGAAGCGTGCCAAGGGCCCGGCCAAGAAGACCGCGAAGAAGACGGCCGCCAAGAAGGCGCCCGCGAAGAAGGCACCGGCCAAGAAGACCGCCGCCAAGAAGACGACGGCTTCGAAGACGGCCGCCAAGACGACGGCCGCCAAGAAGACCGCCGCGAAGAAGACGGCGCCCTCCGAAGGCTGAGCCACCGGTCCGACCGGCGGGAGATCCGCCGGACGTGCGGGAGATCCGCCGCACCTGTCAGAGAGCGGAAGCCCCTACACCATTTGGTGTGGGGGCGTCCGTTTGTTCGGGCACCCTCCGGGGAGTCAGTGGGTCCGGATAGGCTGGCAGGATGACGCGAGCCGAGCAGCCAACGGCCCACAACTGGGCCCCCGACGAAGCCCTGGTCGCGGATTCGCGCGAGCGTGCCGTCCGCGCACTGCTGCGACAACCCCAGCTGAAGCGGTTGTGGAGCGCACATCTCGTGGGAGGTGTCGCCGACGCCCTGGCCCTCCTGGTCCTGGTCGTCCTCGCCCTCCAGGCGGCGATCTCCGAGGGTTCCTTCGGCGGTGGTGTCCGCGGGGCGGCGCTCGCCGTGGCGGCCGTCTTCGGAGCGCGCGTCCTCGCGACGCTGCTCTTCGGAGCTGTGCTCCTGGGCCCCCTGACATCGCTCACCTCACCGGACGGGCCCCTCGACCGGCGCTGGACCATGCTCGGAGCGGACGGCCTGCGGGCCGCGCTCCTCATCGTCGCGCCCCTGTTCATCGACTGGACCCCGGACAACGCGCTCGCCGTCGTCCTGGTCATCGTCTTCGTGGCCGGAGTCGCCGAGCGGTTCTGGACGGTCTGCCGGGAGAGCGCGGCGCCCGCGCTGCTGCCCGCACCGCCGCTCGAGGGCGCCACCGTGCGCCCGCTGCCGGACCACATGGAAGCGCTGCGACGCCTGTCCCTGCGTACGACGTTCGTCGCGCTGCCGCTCGCGGCCCTCGCCCTGGTCGTCGTCTCCCTGGTCAGCAACATGCTGGGCGCCGGGATCGACTGGTTCCACCTGCACCAGGCGGCGCTCGCCTCGTACGTGGCGGCCGGACTGTTCGCGGCCTCCCTGTCGGTGGTCACCTTCCTCGAACTGCCCGACGCCCGCACCCCGCGCGCGCGGTCGCCGCTCGAAGGGCTGCGCCGTCCGAAGACGGGCACCGCGGGTGACCGGGGCCGCACCGGCGCGATCCCGCTCCTGGTGCCGGCCTGCGCGGCCGTCGCAGGGGCGATCTCCGCGGCCGTCGCCGTCACCGTGCTGGACGCCATCGACCTGGGCGGCGGCCCGGTGCTGTACGGACTGCTGGTGCTGGCCCTGACCGGCGGCGTCGTCGCGGGCATCCGCACCGCCCCCTCGCTGCTTCCCTCGCTGTCGCGGCGCAGGCTGCTGGCGCTCGCGATCGCGTTCACCGGGATCACGCTGCTGGCCGCGGGACTCGTCCCGGACGTCACCACCGTGCTGCTGATCCTCGCCTTCGCCGGTGTCGGCGCGGGCGTCGCGGCCAACACCGGGCACGCCCTGCTCGACCAGGAGACCGAGGACTACCGGCGGGCCCGCACCACCGAGCACCTCCACGCGGTCGTACGCGTCTTCGTGGCGGTCGGCGCGATCGTGGCGCCGCTGGTGGCCGCGGCGATCGGCCCGCACCGGCTGGAAAGCGGCAAGTTCGTGTTCGCGCACGGCGGCGCCGCCTTCACCCTGATGCTGGTCGGCGCGCTCCTGCTGCCCGTCGCCGCCCTGGTGCTCGCCAAGGTGGACGACCGTTCCGGCGTGCCGCTGCGCAAGGACCTGCTGGACGCCCTGCGCGGCGGCGACGACCCGAGCCAGGTGCCCGCGACGAACGGCTTCTTCATCGCCCTGGAGGGCGGCGACGGCGCCGGCAAGTCCACCCAGGCGCAGGCACTCGCCGACTGGATCCGGGCCAAGGGCCACGAGGTCGTGGTGACCCGCGAGCCGGGCGCCACGCCGGTCGGCAAGCGGCTGCGCTCGATCCTGCTCGACGTGTCGTCCACGGGCCTCTCGCACCGCGCCGAGGCCCTGCTGTACGCCGCCGACCGCGCGGAGCACGTCGACACGGTCGTACGTCCCGCGCTGGAGCGGGGCGCCATCGTCATCTCCGACCGCTACATCGACTCGTCCGTGGCCTACCAGGGCGCGGGCCGCGATCTGTCGCCCACGGAGATCGCCCGCATCAACCGCTGGGCGACGAACGGGCTCGTACCGCATCTGACCGTTCTGCTGGACGTGTCGCCCGAAGCCGCCCGCGAGCGGTTCACCGAGGCGCCCGACCGGCTGGAGTCGGAGCCGGTCGAGTTCCACGCGCGCGTGCGGTCCGGTTTCCTGACGCTCGCCGCCGCCGACCCGAGCCGCTATCTGGTGGTCGACGCCGCGCAGGAGCCGGAGGCCGTCACCACGGTCGTACGGCACCGCCTCGACGTGATGCTGCCCCTGTCCGAGGCCGAGGTGAAGGCCCAGGAGGAGGCGCGCAGGGCGGCCGAGGAGGAGGCCCGGCGCAAGGCGGAGGAAGAGGCCGCCCGCAAGGCGGAGGAGGAGCGTCTGGAGCGCGAGCGCCAGGCGCAGCTCGCGAAGCTGCGCGCCGAGGAGGAGGAGCGCAAGCAGCGCGAGCTGGAAGAGGCCCAGCGGCGTGAGGCCGAGCGTCAGGCGGAGGAGGCCAGGCAGCGTGCCGAGGAGGCCCGCCGCCGTGCCGAGGAGGAGCGGGTCCGTCTCCTCGCCGAGGAGCAGGCGCGTGCCGCCGAGCAGGAGCGGGCGCGCAGGCAGGCCGAGGAGGAGGCGCGGCTGCGTGCCGAGGCCGAGGAACGCCGTCTGGAGAAGCAGCGGAAGGCCGAGGAGGCGTTGCTGAGGGCGGAGGAGGCCCGGCGGATCGCCGCCGAGGCCGCTGCCGCCTCGGCGGCCGCGTCGGCTTCGGCAGAGGCCGCGGTGTCGGGCGCCGGGACGGCTCCGAAGACCGACGCCCCGAAGGCTTCGGAGCCCGCCACGCGGACGGGACGTGACGCTGAGGAGTCTTCGTCGGCGTC
Proteins encoded:
- the topA gene encoding type I DNA topoisomerase, encoding MSPTSDTAHGGRRLVIVESPAKAKTIKGYLGPGYVVEASVGHIRDLPNGAAEVPEKYTGEVRRLGVDVEHDFQPIYVVNADKKAQVKKLKDLLKDSDELFLATDEDREGEAIAWHLLEVLKPKVPVHRMVFHEITKDAIRSAVANPRELNKRMVDAQETRRILDRLYGYEVSPVLWKKVMPRLSAGRVQSVATRLVVERERERIAFRSAEYWDLTGTFGTGRTGDASDPSTLVARLTSVDGKRVAQGRDFDSLGQIKGANTLHLDETNARALAAALTDTNFAVRSVESKPYRRSPYAPFRTTTLQQEASRKLGFGAKATMQVAQKLYENGFITYMRTDSTTLSDTAVTAARAQVTQLYGADYLPAQPRTYAGKVKNAQEAHEAIRPSGDRFRTPAETGLTGDQFRLYELIWKRTVASQMKDAVGNSVTVKIAGTSADGRDAEFSASGKTITFHGFLKAYVEGADDPNAELDDRERRLPQVGEGDPLSAEDMTVDGHATKPPARYTEASLVKELEEREIGRPSTYASIIGTILDRGYVFKKGTALVPSFLSFAVVNLLEKHFGRLVDYDFTAKMEDDLDRIARGEAQAVPWLRRFYFGEGDTAGAAEAGNGDGDHLGGLKELVTDLGAIDAREVSSFPVADGIVLRVGRYGPYVERGEKDDENHQRADVPEDLAPDELTVELAEELLAKPSGDFELGADPQTGHQIIARDGRYGPYVTEVLPEGTPKTGKNAVKPRTASLFKSMALDTVTLEDALKLMSLPRVVGADAEGVEITAQNGRYGPYLKKGTDSRSLTAEDQLFTITLEEALEIYSQPKQRGRAAAKPPLKELGTDPVSEKPVVVKDGRFGPYVTDGETNATLRSDDSVEDITPERGYELLAEKRAKGPAKKTAKKTAAKKAPAKKAPAKKTAAKKTTASKTAAKTTAAKKTAAKKTAPSEG
- the tmk gene encoding dTMP kinase, with translation MTRAEQPTAHNWAPDEALVADSRERAVRALLRQPQLKRLWSAHLVGGVADALALLVLVVLALQAAISEGSFGGGVRGAALAVAAVFGARVLATLLFGAVLLGPLTSLTSPDGPLDRRWTMLGADGLRAALLIVAPLFIDWTPDNALAVVLVIVFVAGVAERFWTVCRESAAPALLPAPPLEGATVRPLPDHMEALRRLSLRTTFVALPLAALALVVVSLVSNMLGAGIDWFHLHQAALASYVAAGLFAASLSVVTFLELPDARTPRARSPLEGLRRPKTGTAGDRGRTGAIPLLVPACAAVAGAISAAVAVTVLDAIDLGGGPVLYGLLVLALTGGVVAGIRTAPSLLPSLSRRRLLALAIAFTGITLLAAGLVPDVTTVLLILAFAGVGAGVAANTGHALLDQETEDYRRARTTEHLHAVVRVFVAVGAIVAPLVAAAIGPHRLESGKFVFAHGGAAFTLMLVGALLLPVAALVLAKVDDRSGVPLRKDLLDALRGGDDPSQVPATNGFFIALEGGDGAGKSTQAQALADWIRAKGHEVVVTREPGATPVGKRLRSILLDVSSTGLSHRAEALLYAADRAEHVDTVVRPALERGAIVISDRYIDSSVAYQGAGRDLSPTEIARINRWATNGLVPHLTVLLDVSPEAARERFTEAPDRLESEPVEFHARVRSGFLTLAAADPSRYLVVDAAQEPEAVTTVVRHRLDVMLPLSEAEVKAQEEARRAAEEEARRKAEEEAARKAEEERLERERQAQLAKLRAEEEERKQRELEEAQRREAERQAEEARQRAEEARRRAEEERVRLLAEEQARAAEQERARRQAEEEARLRAEAEERRLEKQRKAEEALLRAEEARRIAAEAAAASAAASASAEAAVSGAGTAPKTDAPKASEPATRTGRDAEESSSASPSSPAPARSASRSASTPSWGAAVPDNETTLPTPVVTDPAAVDETAVLPPVRPDERRASKRLGSRADVEDTATLPKPPVPGGAADETAVLPPVSPGRDAADETAVLPPVRDRGAAGRADGRSGDSADRVPRGFFRDERPAASEGPSDRTRELPQVDETGAPRRRPRPDWAEETPLDDLPTLADELLGPRDDEDDWDEGPARGRGGRRR